A genomic window from Nosocomiicoccus massiliensis includes:
- the polA gene encoding DNA polymerase I: MDKLILIDGNSLAFRAFYGLPLLSNQSGLHTNAIFGFQKILDKIIREENPTHFLIAFDAGKKTFRHEKYGEYKGGRQKTPPELGEQFAPIRKLIDAYGIKRYEETNYEADDIIGSLSKLADENGMETIIITGDRDLTQLASEHVTIYFTKKGVTQIDKYTPEFIEEEYGLRPEQIIDMKGLWGDTSDNIPGVPGIGEKTAIKLLKKYDSVEGVYEHIEELKGKQRENLENFKDDAFMSKELATIYRDMTFDFSLDDLKLPPEDIDAKIKVFKEFEFNSLLESLNESPVKNTTTFEANRVDRLDMLGEDVSLYLESEEANYLLNEPTVLVVTDGENSYVIATEDIDKNELEEFLKTRKSVNTYDLKRQIAFLNQLGVSFNQFTEDIMLGAFLLDPGKKIEDVSSTVEQFNIQIDSDESHYGKGRSKKNPTIEETKDFTEKKALAIHHALPLLEQKLKDDDMFTLWKELEIPLSKVLSEMEIKGITVDINTLKEMETELEERLDHLKSKIYEIAGEEFNINSPKQLGVVLFEHLELPVIKKTKTGYSTAADVLEALRPQHEIIDFILEYREIQKLQSTYVIGLQGQIHEDGRIHTRFNQTLAQTGRLSSVEPNLQNIPIRLEEGRKIRKAFVPKSEENVLLSLDYSQIELRVLASISKDEKMIDAFKEGKDIHTTTAANVYNVDSSDVTSTMRSNAKAVNFGIVYGISDYGLSQQLGITRKEAKAFIDTYLDTFVNVKEYMKYIVQDAKRDGYVSTLLGRRRYVPDINSRNFNARSFSERIAMNSPIQGTAADIIKLAMVNYYESDQKDKFNAELLLQIHDELVFDIPKREVDDFVVFIKDIMEHALEMEVPLKAEYEYGPNWYTME, encoded by the coding sequence ATGGATAAGTTAATTTTAATAGATGGTAATAGTTTAGCATTTCGTGCATTTTATGGACTTCCACTTTTAAGTAACCAAAGTGGACTGCATACGAATGCTATTTTTGGTTTTCAAAAAATATTAGATAAAATTATACGTGAAGAAAATCCGACTCACTTTTTAATTGCGTTTGACGCAGGTAAAAAGACGTTTAGACATGAAAAGTATGGTGAGTATAAAGGTGGACGTCAAAAGACACCACCAGAATTAGGAGAACAGTTTGCGCCGATTCGTAAATTAATTGATGCATACGGTATTAAACGATACGAAGAAACGAACTACGAAGCGGATGATATTATCGGTTCGTTGTCTAAATTAGCAGATGAAAACGGCATGGAGACGATCATTATTACTGGCGACCGTGACTTAACTCAACTCGCAAGTGAACACGTGACGATTTACTTTACGAAAAAAGGTGTCACTCAAATCGATAAATATACGCCGGAGTTTATTGAAGAAGAATACGGTCTTCGTCCGGAACAAATTATTGATATGAAAGGTTTATGGGGCGATACGTCTGATAATATCCCAGGTGTCCCTGGTATTGGTGAAAAGACCGCGATTAAGCTGTTAAAGAAATACGATTCAGTCGAAGGTGTCTACGAACATATTGAAGAATTAAAGGGTAAACAGCGCGAGAATTTAGAGAACTTTAAAGATGATGCATTTATGTCTAAAGAACTCGCAACGATTTATAGAGATATGACGTTTGATTTTAGTTTAGACGACTTAAAACTTCCACCTGAAGACATCGATGCGAAAATTAAAGTATTTAAAGAATTTGAATTCAATTCGTTACTTGAAAGTTTAAATGAGTCGCCTGTAAAGAATACGACGACTTTTGAAGCAAATCGAGTCGACCGCTTAGACATGCTCGGTGAAGATGTTTCTTTATATTTAGAGAGTGAGGAAGCGAATTACTTATTAAATGAACCGACTGTACTCGTAGTCACTGATGGTGAAAATAGTTATGTGATAGCTACTGAAGATATAGATAAAAACGAACTCGAAGAGTTTTTAAAGACGAGAAAATCAGTGAATACGTATGACTTAAAACGACAAATCGCATTTTTAAATCAATTAGGTGTTTCATTTAATCAATTTACAGAGGATATTATGCTCGGGGCATTTTTACTTGATCCTGGTAAAAAAATTGAAGATGTCAGTTCGACTGTTGAACAATTTAACATTCAAATCGATAGCGACGAGTCTCATTACGGTAAAGGGCGTAGTAAGAAAAACCCAACGATTGAAGAGACGAAAGATTTTACAGAAAAGAAAGCCTTAGCAATCCATCATGCATTACCACTTTTAGAACAAAAACTAAAAGATGATGATATGTTTACGCTATGGAAAGAATTAGAAATTCCTTTATCTAAAGTGTTATCTGAAATGGAAATTAAAGGAATCACAGTAGATATTAATACGTTAAAAGAAATGGAAACAGAGTTAGAGGAACGTCTCGATCACTTAAAAAGTAAAATCTATGAAATCGCTGGAGAAGAGTTTAACATCAATTCACCGAAACAGCTCGGTGTAGTGTTATTTGAACATTTAGAGTTACCAGTAATTAAAAAGACGAAGACAGGTTACTCAACAGCAGCGGATGTATTAGAAGCGTTACGTCCACAACATGAAATTATCGATTTTATTTTGGAGTATCGTGAAATTCAAAAATTACAATCGACGTATGTCATAGGATTACAAGGACAAATTCATGAAGACGGGCGCATTCATACGAGATTTAACCAAACGCTTGCTCAAACGGGACGTCTATCTAGTGTTGAACCAAACTTACAAAACATCCCAATTCGATTAGAAGAAGGGCGTAAAATTAGAAAAGCGTTCGTCCCAAAAAGTGAAGAGAACGTATTATTATCACTCGACTATTCACAAATCGAGTTAAGAGTCCTTGCATCGATTTCTAAAGATGAAAAGATGATCGACGCATTCAAAGAAGGCAAGGATATTCACACGACGACGGCAGCGAACGTGTATAACGTCGACTCGAGTGACGTTACGAGCACAATGCGTTCAAATGCCAAAGCGGTAAACTTCGGTATCGTGTACGGTATTTCTGATTACGGATTATCTCAACAACTTGGGATCACGCGTAAAGAAGCGAAAGCGTTTATTGATACGTATCTCGATACGTTCGTAAACGTGAAAGAGTATATGAAATATATCGTTCAAGACGCAAAGCGCGACGGTTACGTATCGACATTGCTTGGTCGAAGACGTTACGTTCCGGATATAAACTCACGTAACTTTAACGCGAGAAGCTTCTCAGAACGTATCGCTATGAACTCACCAATTCAAGGAACAGCAGCTGATATTATTAAACTTGCGATGGTGAATTATTATGAGAGTGACCAAAAAGATAAGTTCAATGCCGAATTACTACTACAAATTCATGACGAACTTGTCTTTGATATTCCAAAAAGAGAAGTAGATGATTTCGTCGTCTTCATTAAAGATATTATGGAACACGCATTAGAGATGGAAGTACCATTAAAAGCTGAATATGAATACGGTCCAAATTGGTACACAATGGAGTAG
- the mutM gene encoding bifunctional DNA-formamidopyrimidine glycosylase/DNA-(apurinic or apyrimidinic site) lyase, with product MPELPEVELVKRSLTSLIGLKIKDVVFSDTVISGHKNDRMTIVKEPIESFLNIRNSTIINIKRRGKYMYFELMNDEGILYMISHLGMSGGFFIVNTLDEITEANYKKHWHVQFHLSNGQILVYSDIRRFGEVRTIRDLNDFLPFKNMAPEYTEETAKNYFVETLKSNRYDNSYIKAIIMDAKIIPGVGNIYASEALYRSGILPTRRVKNISKKRLELLFDKIVEVFELSLNAGGLTISDYRSTTGESGSMQTKFKVYGQKFCPKGHEIKTKTIGQRNTYYCTTCQR from the coding sequence ATGCCAGAATTACCTGAAGTTGAACTCGTAAAAAGAAGTTTGACGTCTTTAATCGGTTTAAAGATTAAAGACGTCGTCTTTTCAGACACTGTCATAAGCGGACATAAAAATGACCGAATGACGATCGTGAAAGAACCAATAGAGTCATTTTTAAATATAAGAAATTCAACGATTATTAATATTAAACGTCGTGGTAAATATATGTACTTTGAACTTATGAATGATGAAGGCATATTATATATGATTAGTCACCTCGGTATGAGTGGTGGTTTCTTTATCGTTAACACGCTTGATGAAATTACTGAGGCGAACTATAAAAAACATTGGCACGTTCAGTTTCATTTAAGCAATGGCCAAATTTTAGTCTACTCAGATATTCGTAGGTTTGGAGAAGTAAGAACGATTCGTGATTTAAACGACTTTCTGCCTTTTAAAAATATGGCGCCTGAATATACTGAAGAAACGGCTAAAAACTATTTCGTCGAAACGTTAAAATCTAACCGTTATGACAATTCATATATTAAGGCAATTATTATGGATGCTAAAATTATCCCAGGTGTTGGGAATATCTATGCTTCTGAAGCGTTATATAGAAGTGGGATTTTACCGACGAGGCGCGTCAAAAATATTTCTAAAAAAAGATTAGAACTATTATTTGATAAAATCGTTGAAGTGTTTGAATTATCGTTAAATGCTGGCGGATTGACAATTTCAGATTATAGAAGTACAACGGGAGAATCCGGTAGTATGCAAACAAAGTTCAAAGTATACGGGCAAAAGTTCTGTCCGAAAGGTCATGAAATAAAAACGAAAACAATCGGGCAGCGTAACACGTATTACTGCACGACATGTCAGAGGTGA
- the coaE gene encoding dephospho-CoA kinase (Dephospho-CoA kinase (CoaE) performs the final step in coenzyme A biosynthesis.) codes for MYKSIGITGGIASGKSTVSHYLKDKGYVVLDADIYARNVLNKGTEGLKKIVEHFGNGILNDDGTLNREVLGHIVFNDKDERAVLNSITHPIIRQEMNDDKNKNLKTGHVFSDIPLLYENKLEDQFDIVIVVYVDEDTQLKRLMTRNDFTEEEARRRIASQLSLEEKKKRADIVFNNNDTKEALYNQIDDFIKQLND; via the coding sequence ATGTACAAATCAATCGGAATTACAGGCGGCATTGCGAGCGGTAAAAGTACAGTTAGTCATTATTTAAAAGATAAAGGATACGTCGTGCTCGATGCAGATATCTATGCAAGAAACGTTTTAAATAAAGGAACAGAAGGTTTAAAAAAGATCGTCGAACACTTTGGTAATGGTATCTTAAACGATGACGGTACTTTAAATCGTGAGGTATTAGGTCATATCGTATTTAACGATAAAGATGAACGTGCTGTATTAAACTCGATTACGCACCCGATTATCCGACAAGAAATGAACGATGACAAAAATAAAAATTTAAAAACAGGCCACGTGTTTTCAGATATACCGCTTCTTTATGAAAATAAACTAGAAGACCAGTTTGATATAGTTATCGTCGTATACGTCGATGAAGATACACAGTTAAAACGTTTGATGACGCGTAACGATTTTACTGAAGAAGAAGCAAGACGTCGTATAGCGTCACAGCTATCTTTAGAAGAAAAAAAGAAACGTGCAGACATCGTCTTTAATAATAACGACACGAAAGAAGCGTTATATAATCAGATTGATGATTTTATTAAACAACTTAATGACTGA